The following DNA comes from Streptomyces sp. Ag109_O5-10.
GCCGTCGAGCTTCCTCGCGCGCCGCTGGAACTCCTCCAGTTCCCCGGCCCAGAGGTCGAGTTGCCCGGCCGCCTTGGCGACGGAGCGGGCGCCGTTCCTGAGGTTGAGCGGCAGCGGGCCGCCCTCCAGTTGCGCACGGAAGGCGACGGCCGCGTCGCCCTCCCAGTAGCTGCCGTTCATCAGCCTGGTGACCTTGGCGTGCGCCTTCTCCATCTCCCTGGCGCAGTCGGACAGCCTGTGATGGACGTCCCGCACCAGGTCGGTACTGCCGGGCGCCGGGTCGAAGCCGAGATGGGGGTAGGGGCCGGCGACCGTCATGTGCCCCCGCCCCCGTTCCGCGCCTTCTCCAGCGCCTTCTCCAGGGCGACGTCCACCTCGTGGAAGTCGTCCTTAGCCTTCTTCGTGATGTCCGTGAGCTCGCCGATCTGCTCGGCGATCTCCTTCGCCCCGTAGCGCCACTCCTCCTGGAAGCGGTCGCAGGCCTTGTCCAGGCCGTCCGTACCGAGGCCGGCGGCACCCGCACCGCGCAACGCCTCCTGCAGGGCGGTGAACGACTCCTGCGCCCTCTTCAGTTCCTTGAAGAACCTGTCCAGTTCGGTGCCGTCGATCTTCAGCCGGTCAGCCATGTGCGTTCCTCGTGCCGGGCAGGGGGTTCACCGGGGGGCTCCAGTTCCAGGCGGGGCCAGCGGTCTCTCGTCCCGCTCAACGATCTCCGCGTGCTCCGGTGACACGTATTCGGGCTTCGGCCAGGACCTGCCGCCCGCGTTGTGGATACGGTCGGTGCGCACACCTGCGGTGCAGCCATGAAAGGGGTGGGGTGTGGGGCGCTGGCGGGACGGCCGGGGAACGTTGCTCGTGCACGGGGACGGGGACGAGGACGGGGACCCGGTGGCCGCCGTTCCCCTGGAGATCGCCACGTCGTATCGCGCCCGCACCAGAGGACTGTTGGGGCGCGACGGCCTGGACGGCGCGATCCTGCTCTCGCCCGCCAGCGGGATCCACACCTTCCGGATGCGGATGGCGATCGACGTCGCCTACCTGGACCGCCGGCTGAACGTCGTCGCCGTGCGGACGATGCCGCCGGGCCGGCTCGGCCGGCCTCGCTTCCGCTCCCGGCATGTGCTGGAGGCGGAGGCGGGGGCCATGGCCGGGTGGGGGGTGCGGGCGGGCGCGCGGGTGACGGTCGAGGTGGCGCTCAGCTCTCCGTCCGCGGGAACGTGACCTCCACCCGGCGGTTCTTCTTCCGCCCCTCCTCGGTCGAGTTGTCGGCGATCGGATACTGCTCGCCGTAGCCGCGGACGTCGAAGGTGATGTTCGGGTCGTTCAGGTCCTGGTCGAGGACGCTCTGTACGGCGTTGGCGCGCTGGCGGGAGAGGACGTCTCCGTGGGCCGAGGTGCCCAGGTTGTCGGTGAAGCCGAAGACCCGGACCTGGGTCGGGTTCTGCTTCCTGATCTCGTCCGCGATCGCCCCGATCCGCGCCTTCGCCGCCTCGCTCAGCTTCGCGCTGTCCTTGCTGAACAGCACCTCGGCCTGGAGGGCGAACGTCACGTCCGCGTTGGTGTCCTCGCGCCGTTCGTCACCGCTCTGGTCCTCCACGACCGACTTGATGTCCAGGACCTTGGGCTCGGCCAGGGTGGCGCCCTCGGGGAGCTTCAGGTCGGGATCGGTCGGGTCGATCTTCACGGGGGCGGAAGCGGAGGGTTCCGTGCCCGGCGGGGTGCTCGGGTCGCCGCCGTCGGCGCGGGCGGCCGTCGCGCCGCAGAGATTCGTGGCGAGCAGGAGCGCCGCGGCGCCCAGCGTCAGGGGGAGGCGTGGAGTGGTCACTGCGGCCTCACCCGGAGATCTTGATCGTGCCGCTGGAGAAGGTGGGGAGTTGGAGGGTGACCTCGGTGGTGTCGGCCGGTGGGGCGGGGAACTGCATGAAGACGGGGACGGTCTGGCCGGCGTCCACGTTCGTGATGCCGGTGCTGGTGAGTGGCCGCCCGTCCGTGTCGCGGAGAACGTAGTAGCGCTTCTTGCCCTTGGAGTCCACCAAGGTGGCCCCGCCGAGCGAGAAGCCGTGTTTGGTGATCTCCGTTTCGTCGCCGCTGACCTGGGCGGGGATCACGACCGAGTTGGCACCGTCGTTCTTGATGTCCCCGTTGACGGTGACGAAGCCGCCCGAGTCCCGCTGGACGGAGGTGATCTGCAGGAGCAGGCCGTCCGTTCCCTTGAGTTCGGCCAACGGCGTCTCGGACTGGCCTTCCTGAGCACTCGGGTTCGATCCGCCGCCCTTGGAGGCGGAGGCCGACGCCTGGGGCTTGTCCGCCTTGTCGTCGCCCCCGCTGCCGCAGCCGGTTGCAACTGCCAGGCCAGCCGTGACCAGCAACGCGACCGCCCCCCTGCGAGCCATCGCAGTGAACCGAATGCTCATCGCACCGCTTCCTTCTTCACTCGTCGATTCGCTTGTCAGTCGGCCAGGTGGACGTCGAAGAGGTCCTCGGGTCCCGGGAGATCGGAGAGATCGGCGGGGTCCAGCCTCCAGATCCGCCCGCCCTTGCAGGTGAGCTCGGGCAGGGCGCCGTCATCACCGGCAGGTGAGAATGTGCAGAGCGAATCGATCACGGCCCTGGCGTGCCCCGTCGACTTCAGGTTCTCGGTGCCGGGCACGACCGAGTCGCCCACGGTCTTGTTCGGCACGGCATCGACCTCGTAAGCCAACGGCGGGTCCGACGCGCAACGTGCCGTCGCGTCGTTCTGGGCCGCGAGTTGGTCGGCACGCCAGCAGGAGTCCGCGACGTCCACGTGGCCCTGGAAAATGTCCAGCCACTTGGTCGGGTCACGCACGTCCTGCACCCACAGGTCCGCGAGCTCGTCTCGAGTGTTCATGGCCGCGGCGAGAGCCGCCGCGTCGGCTGCGGTCTGTGCCCCGTTACGATTCACTGCGGCCTGCCCCACCGCCAGGTACGCGAGCGCGAGAAAGAGCAGGCCTCCCACTACCGTGATGTAGATAGGGAAGGCCTGCCCCGAGTCGCCGTAACGACGAACACGTATCACGTGATCTTGTTGATCTCCGCAGTGATCTTGGTGAGGATCGTCTGGCCGATGCTGGTACCGGTAACCGCCAGCACGATCGCCACCACCACCGCGATGATCCCCAGGTACTCGACCGCGGTCTGGCCCCGGTCGTCGGCACGGCGCTGCATTGCGACAAGCATCCGCAGCATCAGGTTGCTCATGGTGCTCCCCTCCGGGTTCGGTTCCGATCCTGGCAGCGTAGGGCGGAACATACCCGGTGGCGGAGGGTCCGGGGACCCAAATCCGGACCCAGTTCACCCGGTTCATCTCAGGCCACCCCCAGCCACTTGGCCGTCGCCTGGGCGCGGGTGGTGGTGTGGAGTTTGGCGAAGATGCGGTTGATGTGGTTCTTGACCGTCTTCTCGCTGATGAAGCAGACGGCGGCGATCTGCTGGTTGTTCATGCCGGACGCGATGAGGTCCATGATCTCCGCCTCCCTGCCGCTCAGTTGAAACCGGGACTGGGATGACTGTCCCATGGATGGTTGCAATCGCGAAAGGTGCTGGTGGGTAAATTCCCTACGGGGAGCGCCTGTTTCCGGTCCGGCGTGTGCAGTTGCGTTCCCTCTGACGTGTGCCAGCAATGCGTTCGTCGCCGTCGGTGTGAAGTGCGGGCGGCCCCGGCCCACGTCCCGTACCGCCTCGGTCAGCTGCTGGGTCGTGAACTCGCCGTGGACCAGGTAGCCCCCGGCGCCCAGCCGGACCGCCTCCTGCACGAGGGCCGTCTCGTCGCTGTACGTCAGCATCATGACCGGGGCGACGCGGGCCAGGTGGGGCAGGGCCGCGATGCCGTCCACGCCGGGCATGCGGACGTCCAGGAGGATGACGTCGGGGCGGTGCCGCAGGGCCGCCTCGTAGGCCGCTCGGCCGTCCTCGGCCTCCGCCACCACCGTGAGGTCGTCCGCCGCCGAGAGGACGGCCGTCAGGCCCGCGCGGATCACCGGGTTGTCGTCGGCCACCAGGACGCGCAGTGCTCTTGTCGCGTCGGTCATGGCAGTGGCACCTCCACTCGGACCTCCGTGCCCTTGCCGGTGGTCAGTTGGATGCGGGCGCCCACCGCCGCCGCCCGTTCCGTCATGCCGAGCAGGCCGAAGTGGCCGGTGCGGCGCAGGCCATCGAGGGACGTGTCGGCGGGCAGGCCCCGGCCGTCGTCGTGGATCGTCACCACCAGGTGGGTGGGGGTGGTGGTGGCCCGTACGTCGACTCTCGTCGCGTGTGCGTGGCGGTGCGCGTTCTCCAGGGCTTCGGCCGCGATGCCCAGCAGCTGGCGGGCGGTGGGGGGCGGGAGCGGGACCGGGGCGGCGGGGCCGTCGTACCGGGCGGGAAGGGCCGTACGCGCGGTGAAGCCGGTGGTCAGTGACTCCAGTTGGGACAGTACGTCGGCCTCTGGGCCGCCGCGCAGGTCCGTCAGGAGTTCGCGTGACTCCGCCGCCGCCCGGCGGGCCGCCCTGGCCAGCAGGTCCGCCTGCTCCCTGATCAGGGCCGGGTCCAGGCGGTCCGGGGGGACGGCGGCCGACGACGCGAGGCCGTCGGCGACCAGCGCCACGCCGTAGAGCGTCTTGGTCACCGAGTCGTGCATCTCGCGGGCCAGCCGGGCGCGTTCCGCACTCGTCGCCTCCGCCGCGGCCAGGCGGGCCCGGGTCTCGGTCAGGGCCTCGGTGGCGGCGCCGAAGCGGAGCATCAGGTTGCGCAGGGTCGAGCCCATCGCACCGGTGATGACGCAGAGGCCGGGGAGGAGGAGGGACTCGGCCGGTGCGGAGTGGTGCCGCAGCGCTTCCTGGGCCACCAGGAGGATCAGCGACTGGAGGCAGGCGAAGACCGCCGCTCCGCGCCAGCTGTAGAGGAGGCCGGCGAGCAGGGGGGTGCAGACACTGACGTACGCGAGGGTGGTGTCGGGACCCGCCGAGATCAGGAGGAGCGAGCCGAAGAGGGTGTCGGCGGCCAGGAGGGTGGGGTGGCGCAGGAGGAGGGGGCCGAAGCGCTGCCAGTCCCGGAAGAGGACGTAGGAGACCATGAACGTGACGACCACGGCCGAGCCGACCAGGCGGGCGCCCAGGCCGGGGCTGGCGTTGAGGAGGGCGGCGGGGGTCGCCACGGCGATCATCGCCAGGCGGAGGCCGAAGACCTGGCGGCACAGCGCCTGGAGGGCACGGACCTCCACCTTCGCGCCGTCCCCGGCCACACCGACGGCCACGCCGTCCACGCCCACACCGGCGGTCTCGCCGTCCCCACCCACACCGGCGGTCTCGCCGTCCCCACCCACACCGACGGCCACGCCGTCCCCACCCACACCGACGGCCACGCCGTCCACGCCCACACCGGCGGTCGCGCCGTCCGCTCCGGTCGCGCGGGGCGCGGTCTTCTCCTCGTCCTCGCTGGTCGCCACGGTCGTCACCTCCGCCTGCTTCCCCCTACTTACCCGTGACCGAACCGAAGTCGACCCCGGAGCCGAGCAGCAGACCCGCGACCAGGAGCAGCATCGTCGCCGGGACCATGAACGTGGTGATCATGAGGGTGGCCCTCGGTACCGCGCGGGCCGCCTTGCGGCGGGCGTTCTGGGCGTCGGTGCGGCGCATGTCCTTGGCCAGCGCGACCAGGGTGTCGACGATCGGCGCGCCCAGTTCCTCGCCCTGCTGGAGTGCGGTCACGAACATCGCCACCTGTTCGGAGTCGTTGCGCCGGCGCAGTTCCGCGAAGGCCTGGCGGCGGCTCATGCCGAGGTCCATCTGGCGGAGGGTGATGCGCAGTTCGTCGGCCCAGGGGCCCTCGTAGTGCGTGGCCACCCGGTCCAGGGCCTGCCGGAAGCCGAGGCCGGCGCCGACCACCACGGCGAGGACGTCGAGGAAGTCCGGGAGGGTGCGTTCGATGACGTCCTTGCGCAGGCGGATCGCCGACCAGATGCCGACCTCCGTCCAGAACGCGCCGAAGAGGAGGAGCAGGACCGCCACCAGCCACTGGCCGCGGAGGAGGAAGACCAGGAAGCCGGTGCCGCCCAGGGCGCCGTAGACGGCGCGGCGGGCCGCGTAGCGGTCGATGGTCAGGCCGCCGGGGTTGCCCGCCAGGTCGATCCTGCGGCGGTACTTGGCCACCTGGCGCGGGCCCATCAGGCGCAGCACGGCGGGCGCGTACCGCATGCCCATGCGGTCGATGAGGGAGTTGGCGGCGCCGGTGCGGGTGGCGCCCACCTCCAGGGCGATGGCCAGGTCGGAGGGGAGCTTGGCGTCCGCACGGTACATGCGGACGCCCGCGAAGGCGCCGTAGACGGCGAGGGCCACGAGGAGGGCCAGGAGGAGTGCCATGTGACGTACCACCTCTACCTATACGTCGAGTGCCTAGACGTCGATGCGGCTCAGGCGGCGGATGAGGACGAACCCGATGACGTACAGCCCGAAGGCGACGACCACGGCCGCCTGGCCGAGGCCGGTGCCCGTCATGCGTGCCAGGGTGCCGTCCTTGACCCCGTTCATCAGGAACAGGGCGCCGACGCCGAGGACCGGGACGGCGTACGACGTCATCGTGACCTGGGAGAGCTGGGTGCGGATCTCGCGGCGGGTCTCCTTGCGCTCCTCCAGGGTCTCGGTGAGGTTGCGCAGCGCGGAGACGACCTGGCCGCCGGCCCGGTTGGAGAGGACCAGCGTGGTGACGAGGACGACCAGTTCGCGGGAGGGGAGCCGGTCGGCCAGCTCGCCGAGCGCGTCGTCCATGGAATGCCCGATCGCCAGCTGGTCGGCGACCTTGCCGAGTTCCTCGCCGGCCGGGGCCTCCAGCTCCTCCGCGGCCATGCCGATCGCGGTGCGCAGGGCGAGACCGGCGTGGGTGGCGTTGGCCAGGATGCGGGCCAGTTCGGGGAGCTGGCCGATGAACCGCTCGATGCGCTTCTGCCGTTGCCAGTTGAGGAACTGGACGGCGGCGAAGACGCCGAGCAGGCCGGCGATCGGGCCGAAGAAGGGGGCGAGGGCGGCCTGGCCGACGAGCCAGAGGGCCACGACGGCGGCGAGCAGGTAGACGAGGAACTCGCCGGGCGTCACGTCCAGGCCCGTCGCCGCCAGCCGGAGTTCCAGGCGGCGGCCGAGTGACGTGCCGCGCAGGCGGCGGTCCAGGTTGCGGAACCGGCGCCGGCGGCCGGTGAGCGGGGCCTGGCCGGTGTAGGAGAGACGGTCCACCAGGGCGGCGCGCTGGGCCCGCCCGGAGGCGTAGGTGTGCAGGCCCACCACGGCCAGCAGGCAGGCCAGCAGGGTGATGCCGGTGGTGAGGGTGACGAGGTCGTGGAGGGACATGGGCCGCCTACCGGGCTTCTCGGGTGGTGAGCTGGTCGAGGTGCTGGGCCACGCCGAAGGCCTGCGGGATGGGCTGGCTCGCCATGTAGAGGCGGTCGGCGGTGCGGCGCGGGAGCGGGAAGTACTGGAAGGCGCCGAAGACCCGCCCGTCGTGGGTCATGGGCTGGGCGTCGAAGCGGGCCACGGTCGCCAGCCGGTACGGCTCGCTGCCGTGGCTGTCGAGCATCGCGATCTCGGTGATCCGGCGGGCGCCGTCGGCGAACCGGGTCAGCTGGACGATGACCTCCACGGCGCTGTTGATCTGGTCGTGCAGGGCGACGAAGGGGACCTCGACGTCCGACATGGAGGACAGCGTCTGCAGCCGGGTGAGGGCGTCCTCGGCGCTGTTGGCGTGGACGGTGGCGAGCGAGCCGTCGTGGCCGGTGGACATGGCCTGGAGCATGTCCAGGGCCTCGCCGCCGCGGACCTCGCCGACCACGATCCGGTCGGGGCGCATCCGCAGGGAGTTGCGGACCAGGTCGCGGATGGTGACCTGGCCCTTTCCCTCGACGTTCGCCGGGCGGGACTCCAGGCGGACCACGTGGGTCTGCTGGAGCTGGAGTTCGGCGGAGTCCTCGATGGTGATGATGCGTTCGTGGGCCGGGATCAGGCCGGACAGGGCGTTGAGGAGGGTGGTCTTCCCGGTGCCGGTGGCGCCGGAGACGATGATGTTGAACTTCGCCTGCACCAGGCCCGCCAGCAGGAACACCATGTGCTCGTCGAGCGAGCCGAAGCCGATCAGCTCCTGGAGGGTGAAGGAGCGCGGGAAGCGGCGGATGGTGAGGGTGGGGCCGGTCAGGGAGAGCGGCGGGATGATGACGTTGACGCGTTCGCCGGAGGGGAGGCGGGCGTCGACCATCGGG
Coding sequences within:
- a CDS encoding DUF192 domain-containing protein, whose product is MGRWRDGRGTLLVHGDGDEDGDPVAAVPLEIATSYRARTRGLLGRDGLDGAILLSPASGIHTFRMRMAIDVAYLDRRLNVVAVRTMPPGRLGRPRFRSRHVLEAEAGAMAGWGVRAGARVTVEVALSSPSAGT
- a CDS encoding OmpA family protein → MTTPRLPLTLGAAALLLATNLCGATAARADGGDPSTPPGTEPSASAPVKIDPTDPDLKLPEGATLAEPKVLDIKSVVEDQSGDERREDTNADVTFALQAEVLFSKDSAKLSEAAKARIGAIADEIRKQNPTQVRVFGFTDNLGTSAHGDVLSRQRANAVQSVLDQDLNDPNITFDVRGYGEQYPIADNSTEEGRKKNRRVEVTFPRTES
- a CDS encoding pilus assembly protein TadG-related protein → MRVRRYGDSGQAFPIYITVVGGLLFLALAYLAVGQAAVNRNGAQTAADAAALAAAMNTRDELADLWVQDVRDPTKWLDIFQGHVDVADSCWRADQLAAQNDATARCASDPPLAYEVDAVPNKTVGDSVVPGTENLKSTGHARAVIDSLCTFSPAGDDGALPELTCKGGRIWRLDPADLSDLPGPEDLFDVHLAD
- a CDS encoding response regulator transcription factor; the encoded protein is MTDATRALRVLVADDNPVIRAGLTAVLSAADDLTVVAEAEDGRAAYEAALRHRPDVILLDVRMPGVDGIAALPHLARVAPVMMLTYSDETALVQEAVRLGAGGYLVHGEFTTQQLTEAVRDVGRGRPHFTPTATNALLAHVRGNATAHAGPETGAPRREFTHQHLSRLQPSMGQSSQSRFQLSGREAEIMDLIASGMNNQQIAAVCFISEKTVKNHINRIFAKLHTTTRAQATAKWLGVA
- a CDS encoding sensor histidine kinase encodes the protein MDGVAVGVGGDGVAVGVGGDGETAGVGGDGETAGVGVDGVAVGVAGDGAKVEVRALQALCRQVFGLRLAMIAVATPAALLNASPGLGARLVGSAVVVTFMVSYVLFRDWQRFGPLLLRHPTLLAADTLFGSLLLISAGPDTTLAYVSVCTPLLAGLLYSWRGAAVFACLQSLILLVAQEALRHHSAPAESLLLPGLCVITGAMGSTLRNLMLRFGAATEALTETRARLAAAEATSAERARLAREMHDSVTKTLYGVALVADGLASSAAVPPDRLDPALIREQADLLARAARRAAAESRELLTDLRGGPEADVLSQLESLTTGFTARTALPARYDGPAAPVPLPPPTARQLLGIAAEALENAHRHAHATRVDVRATTTPTHLVVTIHDDGRGLPADTSLDGLRRTGHFGLLGMTERAAAVGARIQLTTGKGTEVRVEVPLP
- a CDS encoding DUF5936 domain-containing protein, with translation MALLLALLVALAVYGAFAGVRMYRADAKLPSDLAIALEVGATRTGAANSLIDRMGMRYAPAVLRLMGPRQVAKYRRRIDLAGNPGGLTIDRYAARRAVYGALGGTGFLVFLLRGQWLVAVLLLLFGAFWTEVGIWSAIRLRKDVIERTLPDFLDVLAVVVGAGLGFRQALDRVATHYEGPWADELRITLRQMDLGMSRRQAFAELRRRNDSEQVAMFVTALQQGEELGAPIVDTLVALAKDMRRTDAQNARRKAARAVPRATLMITTFMVPATMLLLVAGLLLGSGVDFGSVTGK
- a CDS encoding type II secretion system F family protein; its protein translation is MSLHDLVTLTTGITLLACLLAVVGLHTYASGRAQRAALVDRLSYTGQAPLTGRRRRFRNLDRRLRGTSLGRRLELRLAATGLDVTPGEFLVYLLAAVVALWLVGQAALAPFFGPIAGLLGVFAAVQFLNWQRQKRIERFIGQLPELARILANATHAGLALRTAIGMAAEELEAPAGEELGKVADQLAIGHSMDDALGELADRLPSRELVVLVTTLVLSNRAGGQVVSALRNLTETLEERKETRREIRTQLSQVTMTSYAVPVLGVGALFLMNGVKDGTLARMTGTGLGQAAVVVAFGLYVIGFVLIRRLSRIDV
- a CDS encoding CpaF family protein, with protein sequence MSLRARINSPEEQGSRGEDGHLVSSYRAKLLEEIDLAEMSALAAAERRARLERVLGHIISREGPVLSTVERSQLIRRVVDEALGLGILEPLLEDASITEIMVNGPDAIFVERGGRVEQLPLRFVSADQLMQTIERIVSTVNRRVDESNPMVDARLPSGERVNVIIPPLSLTGPTLTIRRFPRSFTLQELIGFGSLDEHMVFLLAGLVQAKFNIIVSGATGTGKTTLLNALSGLIPAHERIITIEDSAELQLQQTHVVRLESRPANVEGKGQVTIRDLVRNSLRMRPDRIVVGEVRGGEALDMLQAMSTGHDGSLATVHANSAEDALTRLQTLSSMSDVEVPFVALHDQINSAVEVIVQLTRFADGARRITEIAMLDSHGSEPYRLATVARFDAQPMTHDGRVFGAFQYFPLPRRTADRLYMASQPIPQAFGVAQHLDQLTTREAR